The proteins below are encoded in one region of Silene latifolia isolate original U9 population chromosome 2, ASM4854445v1, whole genome shotgun sequence:
- the LOC141642087 gene encoding transcription factor bHLH62-like produces MEKELSCSNYGYFHTNWASQNEQNDQNDPFESALSSMVSSPTTAPSNGCGDGIMIKELIGRLGSICDSSENNNYINNCNNNNNNSSCYNTPINSPKFNLSSLMNMGNINHTIMGNNNANYPTNLGTFNADPGFVERAAKFSCFGNNSSNFANNNVISNVNVNGNINHEIIIINNNNNNNNNNNNNNNNNGDSREGSSVSEQNPGVELSIKSQNDAKSRKRKSVSKAKVKDFTPSIKDDKVEVGNDATNAKRSKVENEVSKKENGGECNSSKEKEKNIKNDDNNNDSSKEIQKVAEPLKDYIHVRARRGQATDSHSLAERVRREKISERMKFLQDLVPGCNKVTGKATVLDEIINYVQSLQRQVEFLSMKLSTVNPRLEFNMEALLSKDMFQSMYQLDQNSAQALPFAYQSTQQMAHPLLNGVPNGFENPFSVSPMDPTGARRNPNISLPSIDGFVDSLTQLPTLWEDDLQSIVQMGIVPNQTQSVPGTLPNAHMKVEL; encoded by the exons atggaaaaagaactaAGTTGCTCAAATTATGGCTATTTCCACACTAATTGGGCAAGCCAAAATGAACAAAATGACCAAAATGACCCTTTTGAATCTGCCCTTAGTTCTATGGTTTCTTCTCCAACAACAGCTCCATCAAACGGTTGTGGTGATGGTATCATGATCAAGGAGTTAATCGGACGGCTAGGAAGCATTTGTGATTCATctgaaaataataattatattaataattgtaataataataataataatagttctTGTTATAATACACCAATTAATTCACCAAAATTCAATCTTTCATCATTAATGAATATGGGAAATATTAATCATACAATTATGGGTAATAATAATGCTAATTACCCAACAAATTTGGGAACTTTTAATGCTGATCCTGGGTTTGTTGAAAGAGCTGCTAAATTTTCATGTTTTGGGAATAATTCTAGTAATTTTgctaataataatgttattagtAATGTTAATGTTAATGGGAATATTAATcatgaaattattattattaataataataataataataataataataataataataataataataataatggagaTTCAAGAGAAGGTTCTTCAGTTTCTGAGCAAAACCCAGGTGTTGAATTGTCAATTAAATCTCAAAATGATGCAAAATCAAGGAAAAGGAAGTCAGTTTCTAAGGCTAAAGTCAAGGATTTTACTCCTTCAATCAAAGATGATAAG gTTGAAGTAGGGAATGATGCAACAAATGCCAAAAGAAGCAAAGTAGAAAATGAAGTGAGTAAAAAGGAAAATGGAGGAGAGTGCAATAGTAGTAAAGAGAAAGAGAAGAATATTAAAAATGATGATAACAATAATGATAGTAGCAAAGAAATACAAAAAGTAGCAGAGCCTTTAAAGGACTATATTCATGTCAGAGCTAGAAGGGGCCAAGCTACTGATAGCCATAGCCTTGCTGAAAGA GTTAGAAgagagaaaattagtgaaagaaTGAAGTTCTTGCAGGATCTTGTCCCCGGCTGCAATAAG GTGACAGGAAAAGCAACTGTTCTTGATGAAATCATAAATTATGTGCAATCTTTGCAACGACAGGTTGAG TTCCTTTCTATGAAATTATCGACCGTAAATCCTAGATTGGAATTTAACATGGAAGCTCTCCTCTCCAAAGAT ATGTTTCAATCAATGTACCAACTAGACCAGAATTCAGCACAAGCCCTTCCCTTTGCTTACCAATCAACCCAGCAAATGGCCCATCCCCTGCTAAATGGTGTTCCAAATGGGTTTGAAAATCCTTTCTCAGTTAGCCCAATGGACCCAACCGGAGCCCGACGAAACCCGAACATTTCATTACCCTCTATTGATGGATTTGTTGACTCCTTGACTCAG CTACCAACACTTTGGGAAGATGATCTCCAAAGTATAGTCCAAATGGGAATTGTCCCAAATCAAACGCAAAGTGTACCCG GTACATTGCCAAATGCCCATATGAAAGTTGAGCTATGA